One Phaseolus vulgaris cultivar G19833 chromosome 4, P. vulgaris v2.0, whole genome shotgun sequence DNA window includes the following coding sequences:
- the LOC137836813 gene encoding peroxidase 31-like, whose amino-acid sequence MSSFSLTFLTLLSFFCFCVNARLTLDYYKDTCPQFAQIIRDTVTAKQIASPTTAPATIRLFLHDCLLPNGCDASILLSSTAFNKAERDADINLSLPGDAFDLVVRAKTALELACPNTVSCADILSAATRDLLTMLGGPYFPVFLGRRDGRSSSAASVPNHLPTPSMPMSQITEIFTRRGFSVEEFVALSGAHTVGFSHCTEFVSNLSNSSSSYNPRFSEALSKACADYRTNPTLSVFNDIMTPNKFDNVYFQNLPKGLGVLKSDHGLYGDPVTRPFVESFAKDQARFFRVFASAMQKLGLLNVQTGRKGEIRRRCDQIN is encoded by the coding sequence ATGTCTTCGTTTTCTCTTACGTTTCTCACATTGTTATCGTTCTTTTGTTTCTGCGTTAACGCGCGTCTAACGTTGGACTACTACAAGGACACGTGTCCGCAGTTCGCGCAGATAATCCGGGATACGGTGACGGCGAAGCAGATCGCGAGCCCCACGACGGCGCCCGCCACAATCCGCCTCTTCCTCCACGACTGCCTCCTCCCCAACGGCTGCGACGCCTCCATTCTCCTCTCCTCCACGGCGTTCAACAAGGCGGAGCGCGACGCCGACATCAACCTCTCCCTCCCCGGCGACGCCTTCGACCTCGTCGTCCGCGCCAAGACCGCCCTCGAACTCGCCTGCCCCAACACCGTCTCCTGCGCCGACATCCTCTCCGCCGCCACCCGCGACCTCCTGACCATGCTCGGCGGCCCCTACTTCCCCGTTTTCCTCGGCCGTCGCGACGGCCGCTCCTCCTCAGCCGCCTCCGTCCCCAACCACCTCCCCACCCCGTCCATGCCCATGTCCCAAATCACCGAAATCTTCACCCGGCGCGGGTTCTCCGTGGAGGAGTTCGTCGCTCTGAGTGGGGCCCACACCGTGGGATTCTCCCACTGCACCGAATTCGTGAGCAACCTCTCGAACTCCTCTTCTTCCTACAACCCTCGTTTTTCTGAAGCTTTATCCAAAGCTTGCGCCGATTACAGAACCAACCCCACCCTTTCCGTCTTCAATGACATCATGACTCCGAACAAGTTCGACAATGTGTACTTCCAGAACCTTCCCAAGGGTTTGGGTGTGCTCAAATCCGACCACGGCTTGTACGGTGACCCTGTTACGAGACCATTCGTGGAGAGCTTCGCCAAGGACCAAGCTAGATTCTTTAGGGTTTTTGCCTCCGCGATGCAGAAGCTGGGTCTGCTCAATGTGCAGACCGGGAGGAAGGGGGAGATCAGACGCAGGTGTGATCAGATTAATtga